The following coding sequences are from one Sylvia atricapilla isolate bSylAtr1 chromosome 15, bSylAtr1.pri, whole genome shotgun sequence window:
- the SLC5A11 gene encoding sodium/myo-inositol cotransporter 2, whose amino-acid sequence MVWWPVGASLFASNVGSGHFIGLAGSGAASGIAATAYEWNGMFSVLVLAWLFLPIYIAAGVTTMPEYLQRRFGGKRIQIFLAVLYLFIYIFTKISVDMYAGALFIQQALQWDLYIAVAGLLAITAVYTVSGGLAAVIYTDALQTLIMLIGAVSLMAFSFIEVGGLEGLQAKYFDAIPSIRKENSSCGLPRKDAFHIFRDPVNSDLPWPGVLVGMTIPSLWYWCTDQVIVQRSLAAKNLSHAKGGSLMTSYLKILPLFMMVMPGMISRVLFPDLVACADPDICQKICGNPSGCSDIAYPKLVLELLPVGLRGLMMSVMIAALMSSLTSIFNSSSTIFTMDLWKHFRPRCSEWELMIVGRVFVLLLTVVSILWIPLVQAGQGGQLFIYIQSISSYLQPPVAVVFILGCFWKRANEKGAFWGLVVGLLLGVVRLVLDFVYPEPQCGEPDSRPGVVKYMHYLYFSMVLAAISTLTVLLVSLVTEPPTPEMISRLTWFTRGDPLPQQEPAAKDPPALQLELSPAPDNSSDDNKCAAEAKGNSKLLSTFLWLCGMERRQEGTEGVPKPEPPPVVSLEENPLVKHILNINLLLCLCAGVFLWAYFA is encoded by the exons ATGGTCTGGTGGCCT GTGGGTGCATCCCTGTTTGCCAGCAATGTGGGCAGCGGGCACTTCATCGGCCTGGCTGGCTCGGGAGCTGCCTCGGGAATTGCTGCCACAGCCTACGAGTGGAAT gggATGTTCTCTGTCTTGGTGCTGGCCTGGCTCTTCCTGCCCATCTACATCGCCGCGGGG GTTACAACCATGCCCGAGTATTTGCAAAGACGTTTCGGAGGCAAAAGGATTCAGATATTCCTGGCTGTGCTTTACTTGTTCATCTACATCTTCACCAAAATATCT gtggACATGTATGCTGGGGCCCTGTTCATCCAGCAGGCCCTGCAGTGGGATCTGTACATCGCCGTGGCCGGGCTGCTGGCCATCACTGCCGTGTACACCGTGTCTG GTGGCCTGGCAGCTGTGATCTACACTGATGCCCTGCAGACCCTCATCATGCTCATCGGGGCCGTGTCCCTCATGGCCTTCA GTTTTATTGAAGTTGGTGGCCTTGAAGGTTTACAGGCAAAATACTTTGATGCCATTCCCAGCATCCGCAAGgagaacagcagctgtggcctGCCCAGGAAAGATGCTTTCCACATTTTCCGAGACCCTGTGAACTCTGACCTGCCCTGGCCAGGAGTCTTGGTGGGAATGACCATCCCATCCCTGTGGTACTGGTGCACAGACCAG GTCATTGTTCAGAGGTCCCTCGCTGCCAAAAACCTCTCCCACGCCAAAGGAGGCTCCTTGATGACCTCCTACTTGAAGATTTTACCCCTCTTTATGATGGTAATGCCAGGCATGATCAGCCGGGTTCTCTTCCCAG ACCTGGTGGCTTGTGCAGACCCGGACATCTGCCAAAAAATCTGTGGCAACCCCTCTGGCTGCTCTGATATTGCTTATCCCAAGCTGGTGTTGGAGCTCCTGCCTGTAG ggctcaggggcCTGATGATGTCAGTGATGATAGCAGCCCTCATGTCCTCCCTGACTTCCATCTTCAACAGTTCCAGCACCATCTTCACCATGGACCTCTGGAAACACTTCCGTCCTCGCTGCTCCGAGTGGGAGCTGATGATCGTGGGCAG ggtctttgtgctgctgctcaccgTGGTGTCCATCCTGTGGATCCCCCTGGTGCAGGCTGGCCAGGGTGGGCAGCTCTTCATCTACATCCAGTCCATCAGCTCCTACCTGCAGCCGCCCGTGGCCGTGGTCTTCATCCTGGGCTGCTTCTGGAAGAGAGCAAACGAGAAG ggAGCCTTCTGGGGGCTGGtggtggggctgctgctgggcgtGGTCCGGCTGGTGCTGGATTTCGTCTACCCCGAGCCCCAGTGCGGAGAGCCCGACAGCCGGCCCGGCGTGGTCAAGTACATGCACTACCTCTACTTCTCCATGGTGCTGGCAGCCATCTCCACCCTCACCGTGCTCCTGGTCAGCCTGGTCACCGAGCCCCCGACCCCCGAAATG ATCAGCCGGCTTACCTGGTTCACCCGCGGGGaccctctgccccagcaggagcCGGCAGCCAAGGACCCGCCCGcgctgcagctggagctcagccccGCTCCCGACAATAGTTCAGATGATAACAAAT GTGCGGCCGAGGCCAAGGGGAACTCGAAGCTGCTGAGCACCTTCCTGTGGCTCTGCGGGATGGAgcgaaggcaggagggcacTGAGGGCGTACCCAAACCCGAGCCCCCGCCCGTGGTTTCCCTGGAGGAGAATCCCCTGGTGAAACACATCCTGAACATCAACCTGCTCCTGTGTTTGTGTGCCGGGGTCTTCCTCTGGGCATACTTCGCATAG